From Callithrix jacchus isolate 240 chromosome 3, calJac240_pri, whole genome shotgun sequence, a single genomic window includes:
- the STOX2 gene encoding storkhead-box protein 2 isoform X5, with product MEPVQKGSGDVSPISMSPISQSQFIPLGEILCLAISAMNSARKPVTQEALMEHLTTCFPGVPTPSQEILRHTLNTLVRERKIYPTPDGYFIVTPQTYFITPSLIRTNSKWYHLDERIPDRSQCTSPQPGTVTPSASGCVRERTLPRNHCDSCHCCREDMHSMHASTLQRKPAKDCKDPYCPPSLCQVPPTEKSKSTVNFSYKTETLSKPKDSEKQSKKFGLKLFRLSFKKDKTKQLANFSAQFPPEEWPLRDEDTPATIPREVEMEIIRRINPDLTVENVMRHTALMKKLEEEKAQRSKAGSSAHHSGRSKKSRTHRKSHGKSRSHSKTRVSKGDPSDGSHLDIPGEREYDFCDPLTRVPREGCFIMEQAGDNFIMHSNTNVIESHFPMTPEWDVSGELAKRRTEMPFPEPSRGSSHSKVHRSHSHTQDRRSRNERSNKAKERSRSMDNSKGPLGASSLGTPEDLAEGCSQDDQTPSQSYIDDSTLRPAQTVGHQRAHISSTSYKEVCIPEIVSGSKEPSSACSLLEPGKAPESLPSYGELNSCPTKTSTDDYFQCNTSSETVLTAPSPLGKNKEDHDTLTLAEGVKKLSPSDRQVPHSSREPVGHKEESPKGPGGGPAASGGAAEGIANGRLVQHHGAEPSSLDKRKEIFSKDTLFKPLHSTLSVNSYHKSSLSLLKSHPKTPADTLPGRCEKLEPSLGTSVAQAMPASQRQQESGGNQEASFDYYNVSDDDDSEEGANKNTEEEKNREDVGTMQWLLEREKERDLQRKFEKNLTLLAPKETDSSSKQRATHSARLDSMDSSSITVDSGFNSPRN from the exons GTGATGTATCACCAATCAGTATGTCTCCCATCAGTCAGTCTCAGTTTATTCCACTCGGGGAAATCCTCTGCTTGGCCATCTCAGCAATGAACTCGGCAAGGAAACCTGTCACCCAAGAAGCACTGATGGAGCACCTGACCACGTGTTTCCCAG gTGTTCCCACCCCAAGCCAAGAAATTCTGCGGCACACACTGAACACCCTGGTACGGGAGAGGAAAATCTACCCAACTCCGGACGGCTACTTTATCGTGACCCCACAGACTTACTTCATAACTCCGTCCCTCATAAGAACTAACAGTAAATGGTACCATCTGGACGAGAGGATACCTGACCGGTCTCAGTGCACCTCTCCGCAGCCTGGAACCGTCACGCCCTCTGCCTCAGGCTGCGTCAGGGAAAGAACATTGCCCCGAAACCACTGCGACTCTTGCCACTGCTGCAGAGAAGACATGCACAGCATGCATGCGTCCACCCTGCAGAGGAAGCCTGCCAAGGACTGCAAAGACCCTTACTGCCCCccttctctgtgccaggtgcCACCCACTGAAAAGAGCAAAAGTACTGTAAATTTTTCCTACAAGACAGAAACTCTCTCAAAACCTAAAGATAGTGAAAAGCAGTCAAAAAAATTCGGGCTGAAGTTATTCcggctaagttttaaaaaagacaagACCAAACAGCTGGCCAATTTTTCTGCCCAGTTTCCTCCTGAAGAGTGGCCTCTGCGAGACGAGGACACGCCAGCCACGATCCCTCGGGAGGTAGAAATGGAGATCATTCGGCGCATCAACCCAGACCTGACCGTGGAAAACGTCATGCGGCACACCGCACTCATGAAGAAACTTGAAGAAGAAAAGGCCCAGAGGAGTAAAGCCGGGTCTTCTGCCCATCACAGCGGAAGGAGTAAAAAGAGTAGGACTCATCGAAAGTCCCATGGAAAGTCTCGGTCTCACAGCAAGACGCGAGTGTCTAAAGGAGACCCCTCCGACGGCTCCCATCTGGATATCCCAGGTGAAAGAGAGTATGACTTTTGCGACCCTCTGACCAGGGTGCCCAGGGAGGGCTGTTTCATCATGGAGCAAGCAGGAGATAACTTCATCATGCATAGCAACACAAACGTGATCGAGTCCCACTTCCCCATGACACCAGAATGGGATGTGTCTGGTGAATTGGCCAAAAGGAGAACTGAGATGCCTTTTCCTGAACCTTCTAGGGGAAGCTCCCACTCAAAAGTGCACCGAAGCCACAGCCATACCCAGGACCGGAGGTCCAGGAATGAGAGATCCAACAAAGCCAAGGAGAGATCCAGATCGATGGACAACTCCAAAGGCCCTCTGGGTGCTTCTTCTCTAGGGACGCCTGAAGACCTTGCTGAAGGCTGTAGCCAAGATGACCAGACCCCCAGCCAGTCCTACATTGATGACAGTACTTTAAGGCCTGCACAGACTGTTGGTCACCAAAGGGCTCACATTTCATCCACAAGCTATAAAGAGGTGTGTATTCCAGAAATAGTCAGTGGCAGCAAGGAACCATCCAGTGCTTGTAGCCTTTTGGAGCCAGGCAAAGCACCCGAGAGTTTGCCATCCTATGGCGAACTCAACTCTTGTCCAACGAAAACCTCCACAGATGACTATTTCCAGTGCAACACCTCTAGTGAGACGGTGCTCACGGCACCATCACCTCTGGGAAAGAATAAGGAGGACCATGACACTCTGACTTTGGCAGAAGGGGTGAAAAAGCTCTCCCCATCTGATAGGCAGGTCCCCCACTCCTCCAGGGAGCCTGTAGGGCACAAGGAGGAGTCACCCAAAGGGCCGGGTGGTGGCCCAGCTGCCTCAGGAGGAGCGGCTGAGGGGATCGCCAATGGACGCCTTGTCCAGCACCATGGTGCTGAGCCCAGCAGCTTGGACAAAAGGAAAGAGATATTTAGCAAAGACACACTGTTCAAACCTCTTCACAGCACCTTGTCTGTAAACAGCTATCACAAATCAAGCCTGTCCCTCCTCAAATCTCACCCGAAGACACCTGCTGACACACTGCCAGGCCGATGCGAGAAACTGGAACCGTCCCTGGGGACCTCGGTGGCACAAGCCATGCCAGCTTCCCAGCGCCAGCAGGAGTCAGGAGGGAACCAGGAAGCCTCTTTTGACTATTACAACGTCTCTGATGATGATGACTCTGAGGAAGGGGCGAACAAGAACACTGAGGAGGAGAAAAACAGAGAGGACGTGGGCACCATGCAGTGGCTCCtcgagagggagaaggaaagagatttGCAGAGGAAATTTGAAAAGAACCTCACCCTTCTTGCCCCAAAAGAGACCGACAGCAGCAGCAAGCAGAGAGCCACCCATTCAGCCCGGCTTGACAGCATGGACAGCAGCAGTATCACAGTGGacagcggattcaactccccacG gaattga
- the STOX2 gene encoding storkhead-box protein 2 isoform X4, with amino-acid sequence MKKTRSTTLRRAWPSSDFSDRASDRMRSRSEKDYRLHKRFPAAFAPQASRGYMTSGDVSPISMSPISQSQFIPLGEILCLAISAMNSARKPVTQEALMEHLTTCFPGVPTPSQEILRHTLNTLVRERKIYPTPDGYFIVTPQTYFITPSLIRTNSKWYHLDERIPDRSQCTSPQPGTVTPSASGCVRERTLPRNHCDSCHCCREDMHSMHASTLQRKPAKDCKDPYCPPSLCQVPPTEKSKSTVNFSYKTETLSKPKDSEKQSKKFGLKLFRLSFKKDKTKQLANFSAQFPPEEWPLRDEDTPATIPREVEMEIIRRINPDLTVENVMRHTALMKKLEEEKAQRSKAGSSAHHSGRSKKSRTHRKSHGKSRSHSKTRVSKGDPSDGSHLDIPGEREYDFCDPLTRVPREGCFIMEQAGDNFIMHSNTNVIESHFPMTPEWDVSGELAKRRTEMPFPEPSRGSSHSKVHRSHSHTQDRRSRNERSNKAKERSRSMDNSKGPLGASSLGTPEDLAEGCSQDDQTPSQSYIDDSTLRPAQTVGHQRAHISSTSYKEVCIPEIVSGSKEPSSACSLLEPGKAPESLPSYGELNSCPTKTSTDDYFQCNTSSETVLTAPSPLGKNKEDHDTLTLAEGVKKLSPSDRQVPHSSREPVGHKEESPKGPGGGPAASGGAAEGIANGRLVQHHGAEPSSLDKRKEIFSKDTLFKPLHSTLSVNSYHKSSLSLLKSHPKTPADTLPGRCEKLEPSLGTSVAQAMPASQRQQESGGNQEASFDYYNVSDDDDSEEGANKNTEEEKNREDVGTMQWLLEREKERDLQRKFEKNLTLLAPKETDSSSKQRATHSARLDSMDSSSITVDSGFNSPRN; translated from the exons GTGATGTATCACCAATCAGTATGTCTCCCATCAGTCAGTCTCAGTTTATTCCACTCGGGGAAATCCTCTGCTTGGCCATCTCAGCAATGAACTCGGCAAGGAAACCTGTCACCCAAGAAGCACTGATGGAGCACCTGACCACGTGTTTCCCAG gTGTTCCCACCCCAAGCCAAGAAATTCTGCGGCACACACTGAACACCCTGGTACGGGAGAGGAAAATCTACCCAACTCCGGACGGCTACTTTATCGTGACCCCACAGACTTACTTCATAACTCCGTCCCTCATAAGAACTAACAGTAAATGGTACCATCTGGACGAGAGGATACCTGACCGGTCTCAGTGCACCTCTCCGCAGCCTGGAACCGTCACGCCCTCTGCCTCAGGCTGCGTCAGGGAAAGAACATTGCCCCGAAACCACTGCGACTCTTGCCACTGCTGCAGAGAAGACATGCACAGCATGCATGCGTCCACCCTGCAGAGGAAGCCTGCCAAGGACTGCAAAGACCCTTACTGCCCCccttctctgtgccaggtgcCACCCACTGAAAAGAGCAAAAGTACTGTAAATTTTTCCTACAAGACAGAAACTCTCTCAAAACCTAAAGATAGTGAAAAGCAGTCAAAAAAATTCGGGCTGAAGTTATTCcggctaagttttaaaaaagacaagACCAAACAGCTGGCCAATTTTTCTGCCCAGTTTCCTCCTGAAGAGTGGCCTCTGCGAGACGAGGACACGCCAGCCACGATCCCTCGGGAGGTAGAAATGGAGATCATTCGGCGCATCAACCCAGACCTGACCGTGGAAAACGTCATGCGGCACACCGCACTCATGAAGAAACTTGAAGAAGAAAAGGCCCAGAGGAGTAAAGCCGGGTCTTCTGCCCATCACAGCGGAAGGAGTAAAAAGAGTAGGACTCATCGAAAGTCCCATGGAAAGTCTCGGTCTCACAGCAAGACGCGAGTGTCTAAAGGAGACCCCTCCGACGGCTCCCATCTGGATATCCCAGGTGAAAGAGAGTATGACTTTTGCGACCCTCTGACCAGGGTGCCCAGGGAGGGCTGTTTCATCATGGAGCAAGCAGGAGATAACTTCATCATGCATAGCAACACAAACGTGATCGAGTCCCACTTCCCCATGACACCAGAATGGGATGTGTCTGGTGAATTGGCCAAAAGGAGAACTGAGATGCCTTTTCCTGAACCTTCTAGGGGAAGCTCCCACTCAAAAGTGCACCGAAGCCACAGCCATACCCAGGACCGGAGGTCCAGGAATGAGAGATCCAACAAAGCCAAGGAGAGATCCAGATCGATGGACAACTCCAAAGGCCCTCTGGGTGCTTCTTCTCTAGGGACGCCTGAAGACCTTGCTGAAGGCTGTAGCCAAGATGACCAGACCCCCAGCCAGTCCTACATTGATGACAGTACTTTAAGGCCTGCACAGACTGTTGGTCACCAAAGGGCTCACATTTCATCCACAAGCTATAAAGAGGTGTGTATTCCAGAAATAGTCAGTGGCAGCAAGGAACCATCCAGTGCTTGTAGCCTTTTGGAGCCAGGCAAAGCACCCGAGAGTTTGCCATCCTATGGCGAACTCAACTCTTGTCCAACGAAAACCTCCACAGATGACTATTTCCAGTGCAACACCTCTAGTGAGACGGTGCTCACGGCACCATCACCTCTGGGAAAGAATAAGGAGGACCATGACACTCTGACTTTGGCAGAAGGGGTGAAAAAGCTCTCCCCATCTGATAGGCAGGTCCCCCACTCCTCCAGGGAGCCTGTAGGGCACAAGGAGGAGTCACCCAAAGGGCCGGGTGGTGGCCCAGCTGCCTCAGGAGGAGCGGCTGAGGGGATCGCCAATGGACGCCTTGTCCAGCACCATGGTGCTGAGCCCAGCAGCTTGGACAAAAGGAAAGAGATATTTAGCAAAGACACACTGTTCAAACCTCTTCACAGCACCTTGTCTGTAAACAGCTATCACAAATCAAGCCTGTCCCTCCTCAAATCTCACCCGAAGACACCTGCTGACACACTGCCAGGCCGATGCGAGAAACTGGAACCGTCCCTGGGGACCTCGGTGGCACAAGCCATGCCAGCTTCCCAGCGCCAGCAGGAGTCAGGAGGGAACCAGGAAGCCTCTTTTGACTATTACAACGTCTCTGATGATGATGACTCTGAGGAAGGGGCGAACAAGAACACTGAGGAGGAGAAAAACAGAGAGGACGTGGGCACCATGCAGTGGCTCCtcgagagggagaaggaaagagatttGCAGAGGAAATTTGAAAAGAACCTCACCCTTCTTGCCCCAAAAGAGACCGACAGCAGCAGCAAGCAGAGAGCCACCCATTCAGCCCGGCTTGACAGCATGGACAGCAGCAGTATCACAGTGGacagcggattcaactccccacG gaattga